The genomic interval TGCTGGCTATCAGGTAATTGAAATAAAGTCTGATGAAACAGGCTGTGTTGATTTGGAGGCATTGAAAGAGACTGTAAACGAGGATGTTGCCGCTTTAATGCTGACAAATCCAAACACATTAGGTGTATTTGAAAAAAACATAAAGCAAATTGCAAATATCCTTCACGAAAAGGATGCACTGTTATACATGGATGGGGCAAATATGAATGCCTTAATGGGCATTGTCAAGCCTGGTGAAATGGGCGTTGATGTAATGCACCTGAATTTGCACAAGACATTCTCCACCCCCCACGGTGGCGGAGGCCCAGGTTCAGGCCCTGTTTGCTTTAAATCCCACTTAAAAGACTATCAGCCAGTTCCTGTAATTGAGGGAGACGATGATAACGGCTATACAATGAACTGGAATCTTCCTGATTCAATTGGCAAGGTTCACGGCTTTTACGGAAACTTTCTTGTTACCTTAAAGGCGCTTGCATACATTATGGCAATGGGTGGGGAAGGATTAAAGCAAACAACAATTGACGCTGTTTTAAACGCAAACTATGTGAGGGAAAAATTAAAAGGCTATTACAACCTGCCGTTTAAGTCTGAAACATTACACGAGGTTGTTTTCAATGACAAAATTCAGGAAGAATACGGCGTTTCAACCCTTGACATTGCAAAAAGGCTTATTGATTACGGAATTCATCCGCCTACAATTTACTTCCCGCTAATTGTTCACGGGGCAATAATGATTGAGCCTACTGAAAGCGAAAGCAAGGAAGAGATTGATTACTTTGTTGAGGTAATGAAAAAGGTTGCCGAAGAGGCAAAGGAAAACCCTGAAATATTGCATGAAGCACCTCACTATACACCTGTAAGAAGGCTTGACGAAACACTGGCGGCAAGAAAGCCGGTACTAAAATGGGAGAGAGAAAATGATTGATAATAGAGTAAAAAAACTTGCAAAGATAATAGTTAATTATTCAATTGAGGTTAAAAAGGGAGAAAAGGTTTTAATTGACACAACAATTGATGACATCTCCCTTGCAACCGCACTTATTGACGAAATTTACAAAAAAGGCGGAATGCCGTTTGTAAACTTTATGGATAATAGGATTTTAAGAAAGATTTTAATGAAGTCAAATGCTGAAATGTGGAAGTTAAAGGCAAAGTACGATGCTCCCTTTATGGAAGATATGGACTGCTATGTTGCTATTAGAGGGCATTTAAATGTTGCAGAATTTGGGGATGTACCATCTAAGAGGCTTGCTGAGTATCAAAAAGAGTGGCTTCACCCTGTTCACATGGAAATAAGGGTACCAAAGAAGAAATGGGTTGTAATGAGGTGGCCTTCACCTTCATTTGCCCAGAGTGCAAATATGCCCACTGAAAAGTTTGAAGACTTTTTCTTCAATGTTTGCACCCTTGATTACTCAAAAATGTCAAAGGCAATGGACCCACTTGTTGATTTAATGAACAAAACAGACAAAGTGCACATTAAGGGCAAGGGAACTGATTTAACATTCTCTATAAAAGACATCCCTGCGATAAAATGCGACGGCAAAATGAACATACCTGACGGAGAAGTTTTTACAGCGCCTGTTAAAAATTCTGTAAACGGCTATTTAACTTATAATGCGAGAACACTCTATCAGGGAACAATATTTGACGAAATTTACCTTGAATTTAAAGACGGAAAGATTGTAAAGGCAGAGGCGGGAAAGAAAACAGAGAGGTTAAACCAGATTTTAGACACAGACGAAGGGGCAAGGTATATTGGTGAATTTGCATTAGGCTTAAACCCTTATGTTGAAGAGCCAATGCTTGATATTCTCTTTGACGAAAAGATAAAAGGCTCATTTCACTTTACCCCGGGCAATGCTTATGACGAGGCTGACAACGGCAACCGCTCCGCAATTCACTGGGATATGGTTTGCATTCAAAGGCCAGAATACGGCGGCGGAGAAATTTACTTTGACGGAAAACTTATCCGCAAAGACGGCCTCTTTGTTATCCCTGAATTAGAACCCCTGAATCCTGAAAACCTAAAATAAATTAAAAATAAAATCCAAAAAACCATTTGCCCCGCTAAAATGCGGGGTTTTTTTGTCACGTTTTTTGTTTGTGTGCATTTTGTGACAATGTTTATTTTTCTTGATATTATTGAATTTTTACTGTATATTATAGGAAGATTGCAAAAGAAGCGTGACAGGGGGTTGAGAGTTGATTTTTGAAAGAAAGAAGTTGCTTGAAGACTTAGGTGGTATAGAGGAGCCTGTTGTTAAAAATAAAGAATGGCTTTATCTTCTTGAAGAAGAAACAAGAAACTCAATAATGATTGAAGGTTTTTTTGTAGATAATAAGGAATTAAAGGAGGTTTTAAGCAGATCTTCAAATTTGACGAGAAGCCAGAAAGAAGCTTTTAACTATTTTTCAACTGCCAAATTTGTTTACGGTTTAGGTTACCAAAATTACAGGGAAAATGAATTTGAATTAACCATTCCTTTAATTCGCCAGATAAACAAAGAATTAGGTGGAGAGGGTGAGTTTAGAAAGGGTAGCATTACAATTACAGGTTCAAAGATTGAGCCACCAGAATTTAATTTAAAAGAATGGGTTCAATTATTTGTTGAATATGTAAAAAAGAGTTTTTCCTTGAATGAAGAACAATTTATAAGTGCTCTTTGTGTTTCACATGCTTTTTTTGAGGAGATTCATCCTTTTGAGGATGGAAATGGAAGAACAGGCAGGATTTTGCTGAATTACATTTTAATAAGTAAGGGATTCCCTCTTGTTATTATTAAAGGGTTAAAATCTAATAAGGAAAAATATTATTCTGCACTTGAAGAGATTGATAAGCAACATTTAAAACTGTTTTCTGAATATAAAACGAAGATT from Thermotomaculum hydrothermale carries:
- the gcvPB gene encoding aminomethyl-transferring glycine dehydrogenase subunit GcvPB, which produces MKTLRDKEKLIFELSVEGKTGIDIDFPVKEKAFEGEYKREGEIGLPQVSEVEVVRHFTRLSKMNYGVDDGFYPLGSCTMKHNPKMNEKVATMEGFLYSHPMFSYNLVQGSLKAMKVLQDYLCEITGMDFCTLQPAAGAHGELTGMMMVRRYHEKKGNPRKYVLIPDSAHGTNPATSTFAGYQVIEIKSDETGCVDLEALKETVNEDVAALMLTNPNTLGVFEKNIKQIANILHEKDALLYMDGANMNALMGIVKPGEMGVDVMHLNLHKTFSTPHGGGGPGSGPVCFKSHLKDYQPVPVIEGDDDNGYTMNWNLPDSIGKVHGFYGNFLVTLKALAYIMAMGGEGLKQTTIDAVLNANYVREKLKGYYNLPFKSETLHEVVFNDKIQEEYGVSTLDIAKRLIDYGIHPPTIYFPLIVHGAIMIEPTESESKEEIDYFVEVMKKVAEEAKENPEILHEAPHYTPVRRLDETLAARKPVLKWEREND
- a CDS encoding aminopeptidase; the protein is MIDNRVKKLAKIIVNYSIEVKKGEKVLIDTTIDDISLATALIDEIYKKGGMPFVNFMDNRILRKILMKSNAEMWKLKAKYDAPFMEDMDCYVAIRGHLNVAEFGDVPSKRLAEYQKEWLHPVHMEIRVPKKKWVVMRWPSPSFAQSANMPTEKFEDFFFNVCTLDYSKMSKAMDPLVDLMNKTDKVHIKGKGTDLTFSIKDIPAIKCDGKMNIPDGEVFTAPVKNSVNGYLTYNARTLYQGTIFDEIYLEFKDGKIVKAEAGKKTERLNQILDTDEGARYIGEFALGLNPYVEEPMLDILFDEKIKGSFHFTPGNAYDEADNGNRSAIHWDMVCIQRPEYGGGEIYFDGKLIRKDGLFVIPELEPLNPENLK
- a CDS encoding Fic family protein; translation: MIFERKKLLEDLGGIEEPVVKNKEWLYLLEEETRNSIMIEGFFVDNKELKEVLSRSSNLTRSQKEAFNYFSTAKFVYGLGYQNYRENEFELTIPLIRQINKELGGEGEFRKGSITITGSKIEPPEFNLKEWVQLFVEYVKKSFSLNEEQFISALCVSHAFFEEIHPFEDGNGRTGRILLNYILISKGFPLVIIKGLKSNKEKYYSALEEIDKQHLKLFSEYKTKIPEKEFALKILNDTNPKSLKRIIESSLRESIDRMIIGKLLNKGEKLVPVSELLKQLGYKEGSHRKLIERGKIIAVKEKNTWFSTENIFDMFL